In one Corallococcus sp. EGB genomic region, the following are encoded:
- a CDS encoding N-acetylmuramoyl-L-alanine amidase, whose translation MRVRFAHFVLPVLLLTAPSAVGAAKRNEAEEAYQQARRAYYALKDDAARRKLRHHWLNVVHRFESVATRFPKSERAPDALFTAGDLLQELSRISFVDEDLQAAIADYSKLVEAHPKHRLADDAALALARIHVNRLDKPEAARKILNDSLATNPKGDQAKELKSLLASLPPPSKTPPTKPSVKPLPPVVKSTPDTAVAAAPSSPLVDAITRLAREPSPVLPRLDPNVPVSGADTSAKNAAATIVDAPTVADRAVDMKDSAKTDTKAPEAVASSHGTSQPSKPEARVEVPAVASKAPASPVVDSAPVAPKPEMKPAQPEALASKAPRAVPVSPAPEAPRPVTAPVDAQVAQARLKAVAKQSRHAELTLAEQLGLKVRRVVIDAGHGGHDSGAIGKAGTKEKDVALAISKKVADGLREKGLEVVLTRDDDTFIRLEDRAKLANEAHGDLFISVHCNSAATHKLRGIETYTLNTSADRYSIRLAARENASSEKGISDLQFILADLATKANTEESSRLANAVQHSLVTGLSSQYDGIKDLGHKEALFYVLLGAKMPAILVETSFLSHAEDEKRLASERYQDEVAKNIVLGVEEFLGDRRRVAKVD comes from the coding sequence ATGCGCGTTCGCTTCGCCCACTTCGTGCTGCCCGTGCTGCTCCTCACGGCCCCGAGCGCCGTCGGGGCCGCCAAGCGCAACGAAGCGGAGGAGGCGTACCAGCAGGCCCGCCGCGCCTACTACGCGCTGAAGGACGACGCGGCCCGCCGCAAGCTGCGCCACCACTGGCTCAACGTGGTGCACCGCTTCGAGTCCGTCGCCACGCGCTTCCCCAAGAGCGAGCGCGCCCCCGATGCCCTCTTCACCGCGGGCGACCTCCTCCAGGAGCTGAGCCGCATCTCCTTCGTGGACGAGGACCTCCAGGCCGCCATCGCGGACTACTCGAAGCTCGTGGAGGCGCACCCGAAGCACCGGCTCGCGGATGACGCGGCGCTGGCGCTGGCGCGCATCCACGTCAACCGCCTGGACAAGCCGGAGGCGGCCCGGAAGATCCTCAACGACTCGTTGGCCACGAACCCCAAGGGGGACCAGGCCAAGGAGCTCAAGTCGCTGCTGGCGTCGCTGCCTCCGCCCAGCAAGACCCCGCCCACGAAGCCCTCCGTGAAGCCGCTGCCTCCGGTGGTGAAGTCCACGCCGGACACCGCTGTCGCCGCGGCGCCCAGCTCGCCGCTCGTGGATGCGATCACCCGGCTCGCGCGCGAGCCGTCCCCCGTGCTGCCTCGCCTGGATCCGAACGTGCCGGTCTCCGGCGCTGACACCTCCGCGAAGAACGCGGCGGCCACCATCGTGGACGCGCCCACCGTTGCAGACCGGGCCGTGGACATGAAGGACTCCGCGAAGACCGACACGAAGGCCCCGGAGGCGGTGGCGTCCTCGCATGGGACGTCGCAGCCCTCGAAGCCGGAGGCCCGCGTGGAGGTCCCGGCCGTGGCGTCGAAGGCCCCAGCGTCGCCGGTGGTGGACAGCGCCCCGGTGGCGCCGAAGCCGGAGATGAAGCCCGCTCAGCCCGAGGCCCTGGCGTCGAAGGCGCCTCGCGCGGTGCCGGTGTCACCTGCTCCGGAGGCGCCCCGCCCGGTGACGGCGCCAGTGGACGCGCAGGTCGCGCAGGCCCGCCTCAAGGCGGTGGCGAAGCAGTCCCGCCACGCGGAGCTGACGCTGGCGGAGCAGCTGGGGCTGAAGGTGCGTCGCGTGGTCATCGACGCGGGCCACGGCGGCCATGACTCCGGCGCCATCGGCAAGGCGGGGACGAAGGAGAAGGACGTGGCGCTGGCCATCTCCAAGAAGGTCGCGGACGGCCTGCGGGAGAAGGGCCTGGAGGTGGTGCTCACCCGCGACGACGACACCTTCATCCGCCTGGAGGACCGCGCGAAGCTGGCCAACGAGGCGCACGGCGACCTGTTCATCTCGGTGCACTGCAACTCGGCGGCGACGCACAAGCTGCGCGGCATCGAGACGTACACGCTCAACACGTCCGCGGACCGCTACTCCATCCGCCTGGCGGCTCGCGAGAACGCGTCCTCCGAGAAGGGCATCAGCGACCTCCAGTTCATCCTCGCGGACCTGGCCACCAAGGCGAACACCGAGGAGTCCTCGCGGCTGGCGAACGCCGTGCAGCACAGCCTGGTGACGGGCCTGTCCAGCCAGTACGACGGCATCAAGGACCTGGGCCACAAGGAGGCGCTGTTCTACGTGCTCCTGGGCGCGAAGATGCCCGCCATCCTGGTGGAGACGTCCTTCCTGTCCCACGCGGAGGACGAGAAGCGCCTGGCGTCCGAGCGCTACCAGGACGAGGTGGCGAAGAACATCGTGCTCGGAGTGGAAGAGTTCCTCGGTGATCGCCGCCGCGTGGCCAAGGTAGACTGA
- a CDS encoding DEAD/DEAH box helicase, whose protein sequence is MAEQSPPSSPKPAQDPHAPPFQTEADLRAWLRAEGLEHLSRLSLALLTPRVEAAYLPQVRAVISRRRLVELLAQDTLDRWTAEMLPTPRMRDLLPRLAWRHVEDERQGAIEARASVAERLAPPADKRTHAVHGMLMAWRTRVPPSIAPRPARALSLEALVEESDLPGFRLKETRISELPVSPPGSGFILPEARLTFSPSEVTVDCSCGATFCVHQLAAVDTTLLWLRQRWTEAFGETLEELVRPAWARTLRALERAVEESPGGGGGVELAWRLDVIDGYGVEVTPYVHRRTKKGQRTTGAKVGRRKLLQEYGSQLSPSDSRIAALLTDHPAPASRALLFELINHPRLSLEGTQDLPVRIERAKVGIVAEDRGGTVLVNAGVDGTVLPTPLLERVRKARPEDAVFLWDEGAHVLTVLDVSPEVRAMATVLQRHGNAFPPESHGALLEHLSKLSVRLPVAMPRSVMGESISPQQLPVLRLEGQPGGAVRLELRLRALPDGPAYLPGEGPRDVHVRRDTRSFHAVRDFGRELTAATALQARLPLQTAEPQELPFCFLFHSAQGGLAVLAACAEMEPRPELEWVGASMRLVPKRGAGDLKVVLERKREWFGVLGGLSVEGERVELARLLDAARRKERFVQVDARTWVEIETALREHLERLADHAYLSRHGLEVGPSAAEALAGLGTAGAIIDADASWKSLVERIFAAKELKPRVPATLKTELRDYQLEGFRWLTRLASWNAGGVLADDMGLGKTVQALAVLLERAKHGPALVLAPTSVAFNWRDEARRFAPSLKVTIFSDAEDRGSTLERLGPRDVLVLSYGLLVRDIERLAALRFSTIVFDEAQSLKNAATQRFRAARALQGDFKFALSGTPLENHLGELWALFAVVFPGLLGSLEAFRNRFAAPIEKQVDPTAAPALARVLQPFLLRRTKAQVEAQLPPRTDVHVPVVLSPPEWTLYEDARLAALSDLETRKSKMKDQERRIEVLAALTRLRLLASHPRLYDESSKLESSKLERFLELIQELREEGHRALVFSQFTSHLALVREVLDAQGIAYEYLDGSTPAGARADRVRAFQEGDAPLFLISLKAGGFGLNLTAATTVIHLDPWWNPAVEDQASDRAHRIGQQRPVTVYRLVARGTIEEQMLSLHEQKRALVAGVLEGKDAAARLSTQELLGLLAQRLPGIDGLGSDATRH, encoded by the coding sequence ATGGCCGAGCAGTCTCCCCCGTCCAGCCCCAAGCCCGCGCAGGACCCTCACGCGCCCCCGTTCCAGACGGAGGCGGACCTGCGCGCGTGGCTCAGGGCGGAAGGCCTGGAGCACCTGTCGCGCCTGAGCCTGGCGCTGCTCACGCCGCGTGTGGAGGCCGCGTACCTGCCGCAGGTGCGCGCGGTGATCTCCCGCCGCCGGCTGGTGGAGCTGCTCGCCCAGGACACGCTCGACCGCTGGACCGCGGAGATGCTGCCCACGCCGCGCATGCGCGACCTGCTGCCCAGGCTCGCCTGGCGCCACGTGGAGGATGAGCGGCAGGGCGCCATCGAGGCCCGCGCCTCCGTCGCGGAAAGGCTCGCGCCCCCGGCAGACAAGCGCACGCACGCGGTCCACGGGATGTTGATGGCGTGGCGAACCCGGGTGCCCCCGAGCATCGCGCCGCGTCCGGCGCGCGCGCTGTCGCTGGAGGCGCTGGTGGAGGAGTCCGACCTGCCGGGCTTCCGCCTCAAGGAGACGCGCATCTCCGAGCTGCCGGTGTCGCCGCCGGGTTCCGGCTTCATCCTCCCGGAGGCGCGGCTGACGTTCAGTCCGTCCGAGGTGACGGTGGACTGCTCGTGCGGCGCCACGTTCTGCGTGCACCAGCTGGCGGCGGTGGACACGACGCTGCTCTGGCTGCGGCAGCGCTGGACGGAAGCCTTCGGGGAGACGCTGGAGGAGCTGGTGCGGCCCGCGTGGGCCCGGACGCTGCGCGCGCTGGAGCGGGCGGTGGAGGAGAGCCCGGGCGGCGGCGGAGGCGTGGAGCTCGCCTGGCGGCTGGACGTCATCGACGGGTACGGCGTGGAGGTCACGCCCTACGTGCACCGGCGCACGAAGAAGGGCCAACGCACGACGGGCGCGAAGGTCGGCCGGCGCAAGCTGCTCCAGGAGTACGGCTCGCAGCTCAGCCCCTCGGACTCGCGCATCGCCGCGCTGCTCACGGATCATCCGGCCCCCGCGTCGCGCGCGCTGCTGTTCGAGCTGATCAACCACCCGCGCCTGTCGCTGGAAGGCACGCAGGACCTCCCCGTCCGCATCGAGCGCGCCAAGGTGGGCATCGTCGCCGAGGACCGGGGCGGCACCGTGCTCGTGAATGCGGGCGTGGATGGCACCGTGCTGCCCACGCCGTTGCTGGAGCGCGTGCGCAAGGCCAGGCCGGAGGACGCGGTGTTCCTCTGGGACGAAGGCGCGCACGTGCTCACGGTGCTGGACGTGAGCCCGGAGGTGCGCGCGATGGCCACCGTGCTCCAGCGGCACGGCAACGCGTTCCCTCCAGAGAGTCACGGGGCGCTGCTGGAGCACCTGTCGAAGCTCTCCGTGCGGCTGCCGGTGGCCATGCCTCGCAGCGTGATGGGCGAATCCATCTCGCCGCAGCAGTTGCCCGTCCTCCGGCTGGAGGGACAACCCGGCGGCGCGGTGCGGCTGGAGCTGCGGCTGCGTGCGCTGCCGGACGGCCCGGCGTACCTGCCCGGAGAGGGGCCTCGCGACGTGCACGTGCGGCGCGACACGCGGTCCTTCCACGCGGTGCGCGACTTCGGGCGCGAGCTGACGGCGGCCACGGCGCTCCAGGCCCGCTTGCCGTTGCAGACGGCGGAGCCGCAGGAGCTGCCGTTCTGCTTCCTCTTCCACAGCGCACAGGGCGGGCTGGCGGTGCTGGCCGCGTGCGCGGAGATGGAGCCCCGGCCGGAGCTGGAGTGGGTGGGCGCGTCCATGCGGCTCGTGCCGAAGCGGGGCGCGGGGGACCTGAAGGTCGTGCTGGAGCGCAAGCGCGAGTGGTTCGGCGTGCTCGGCGGACTGTCCGTGGAGGGCGAGCGGGTGGAGCTGGCGCGCCTGCTGGACGCGGCCCGGCGCAAGGAGCGCTTCGTCCAGGTGGACGCGCGCACCTGGGTGGAGATTGAAACAGCGCTGCGCGAGCACCTGGAGCGGCTCGCGGATCACGCGTACCTGTCGCGCCACGGACTGGAGGTGGGCCCCTCCGCGGCGGAGGCCCTGGCGGGACTGGGCACCGCGGGCGCGATCATCGACGCGGACGCATCCTGGAAGTCGCTGGTCGAGCGCATCTTCGCGGCGAAGGAGCTGAAGCCCCGGGTGCCCGCGACGCTCAAGACGGAGCTGCGCGACTACCAGCTGGAGGGCTTCCGCTGGCTCACACGGCTGGCATCGTGGAACGCGGGTGGGGTGCTCGCGGACGACATGGGCCTGGGCAAGACGGTGCAGGCCCTGGCCGTGCTGCTGGAGCGCGCGAAGCACGGGCCCGCGCTGGTGCTGGCGCCCACGTCGGTGGCCTTCAACTGGCGGGATGAAGCCAGGCGCTTCGCGCCGTCGCTCAAGGTGACGATCTTCTCCGACGCGGAGGACCGGGGCAGCACGCTGGAGCGGCTGGGGCCTCGCGACGTGCTGGTGCTCAGCTACGGCCTGCTCGTGCGCGACATCGAACGGCTGGCCGCGTTGCGCTTCTCCACCATCGTCTTCGACGAGGCCCAGTCGCTGAAGAACGCGGCCACGCAGCGCTTCCGCGCGGCGAGGGCGCTCCAAGGCGACTTCAAGTTCGCGCTGTCCGGCACGCCGCTGGAGAACCACCTGGGCGAGCTGTGGGCGCTCTTCGCCGTCGTCTTCCCGGGCCTGCTGGGCAGCCTGGAGGCGTTCCGTAACCGCTTCGCCGCGCCCATTGAGAAGCAGGTGGACCCGACGGCCGCTCCCGCGCTGGCCCGGGTCCTCCAGCCGTTCCTCCTGCGCCGCACCAAGGCGCAGGTGGAGGCGCAGCTGCCGCCCCGCACGGACGTGCACGTGCCGGTCGTCCTGTCCCCGCCGGAGTGGACGCTCTACGAAGACGCGCGCCTGGCGGCCCTGTCCGACCTGGAGACGCGCAAGTCGAAGATGAAGGACCAGGAGCGCCGCATCGAGGTGCTCGCGGCGCTCACGCGGCTGCGGCTGCTCGCGTCGCACCCCCGGCTGTACGACGAGTCCTCCAAGCTGGAGTCCTCCAAGCTGGAGCGCTTCCTGGAGCTCATCCAGGAGCTGCGCGAGGAGGGCCACCGTGCACTGGTGTTCAGCCAGTTCACGTCGCACCTGGCGCTGGTCCGCGAAGTCCTGGACGCGCAGGGCATCGCCTACGAGTACCTGGACGGCTCGACCCCCGCCGGAGCCCGCGCGGACCGCGTGCGCGCCTTCCAGGAGGGCGACGCGCCCCTGTTCCTGATCTCCCTCAAGGCGGGCGGCTTCGGTCTCAACCTCACGGCCGCCACCACCGTCATCCACCTGGACCCGTGGTGGAACCCCGCCGTGGAGGATCAGGCCTCCGATCGCGCCCACCGCATCGGCCAGCAGCGCCCCGTCACGGTCTACCGGCTGGTGGCGCGCGGGACGATCGAGGAGCAGATGCTGTCGCTCCACGAGCAGAAGCGGGCCCTGGTGGCGGGCGTCCTGGAGGGCAAGGACGCCGCCGCCCGCCTGTCCACCCAGGAGCTGCTGGGATTGCTCGCACAGCGCCTGCCGGGCATCGATGGCCTGGGCTCAGACGCCACCAGGCACTGA
- the thiD gene encoding bifunctional hydroxymethylpyrimidine kinase/phosphomethylpyrimidine kinase, protein MKPFPVATALTIAGSDSGGGAGIQADLRTFSFHRVHGTSAVTAITAQNTRGVTRVDLLPPESVVAQVDAVASDMRVDAVKVGMLAQRELIEAVADQLSRVSLGPIVVDPVMVSRAGSRLIDDAAVEALRARMLPLAALLTPNRHEAKLLASMDIETLEDMREAARRIHALGARVVLVKGGGMPGALRGTDVWFDGTRMETLSVAPVDTPNTHGTGCTLSAAIAARLALGTPPLEAARLAKEYVTSALRYPLAVGHGNGPIGHFFPLTHN, encoded by the coding sequence ATGAAGCCCTTCCCTGTCGCAACCGCCCTCACCATCGCCGGCTCGGACAGCGGCGGTGGCGCGGGCATCCAGGCCGACCTCCGCACCTTCTCCTTTCACCGCGTACACGGCACCAGCGCCGTGACGGCCATCACCGCGCAGAACACGCGAGGCGTCACCCGCGTGGACCTGCTGCCCCCCGAGTCCGTTGTCGCGCAGGTGGACGCCGTGGCGTCGGACATGCGCGTGGACGCGGTCAAGGTGGGCATGCTGGCCCAGCGCGAGCTCATCGAGGCCGTGGCGGATCAGCTCTCCCGCGTGTCGCTGGGGCCCATCGTGGTGGACCCGGTCATGGTGTCCCGCGCGGGCTCCAGGCTCATCGACGACGCGGCGGTGGAGGCGCTGCGAGCGCGCATGCTGCCCCTGGCCGCGCTCCTCACGCCCAACCGTCACGAGGCGAAGCTGCTCGCGAGCATGGACATCGAGACGCTGGAGGACATGCGCGAGGCGGCCCGGCGCATCCACGCCCTGGGCGCCCGCGTGGTGCTCGTGAAGGGCGGAGGCATGCCGGGCGCGCTGCGAGGCACGGACGTGTGGTTCGACGGGACGCGGATGGAGACGCTCTCCGTGGCGCCCGTGGACACGCCGAACACGCACGGCACCGGCTGCACGCTGTCCGCGGCCATCGCCGCGCGGCTCGCGCTGGGCACTCCGCCGCTGGAGGCCGCGCGGCTGGCGAAGGAGTACGTGACGTCCGCCCTGCGCTACCCGCTCGCCGTGGGCCATGGGAACGGCCCGATCGGACACTTCTTCCCGCTGACGCACAATTAA
- a CDS encoding TVP38/TMEM64 family protein has translation MVVSIGGLVMLRLLGPDFIDQRTIREVLLPLGDYAPLAYVAFLAVRPLTLLPGQVLTAVGGMMFGTLAATLYSLTGSLLSATLLFFIARKLGTRPMQRVCGSKYSAISRAARRHDFHFAFLACLNPLCPTDIMLIAGAASGARFWPSVLGVVLGTIPGTFLTAQFGSGLAQGRTMMTAVSAAGMIVSLVLGVVFGRRFYKEVNEAHAEVPAPEAEPARDLPGAKEAFTTP, from the coding sequence ATGGTCGTCTCCATTGGCGGGCTGGTGATGCTCCGGCTGTTGGGGCCGGACTTCATCGATCAGCGCACCATCCGGGAGGTGTTGCTCCCCCTGGGCGACTACGCACCTCTGGCATACGTGGCCTTCCTGGCCGTGCGGCCGCTGACCCTCCTGCCGGGCCAGGTCCTCACCGCGGTGGGCGGGATGATGTTCGGAACCCTCGCCGCGACGCTCTATTCACTAACGGGCAGCTTGCTGTCCGCCACCCTGCTCTTCTTCATTGCTCGCAAGCTGGGCACCCGGCCGATGCAGCGCGTGTGCGGCAGCAAGTACTCCGCCATCTCCCGGGCGGCGCGGCGGCATGACTTCCATTTCGCCTTCCTGGCCTGCCTCAATCCCTTGTGTCCCACGGACATCATGCTGATCGCCGGCGCGGCGAGCGGCGCGCGCTTCTGGCCCTCCGTGCTGGGCGTGGTGCTGGGCACCATCCCGGGCACCTTCCTCACCGCGCAGTTCGGCAGTGGGCTGGCGCAGGGCCGCACGATGATGACCGCGGTGTCCGCGGCGGGCATGATCGTGTCGCTGGTGCTGGGCGTCGTCTTCGGCCGCCGCTTCTACAAGGAGGTCAACGAGGCGCACGCGGAAGTCCCCGCGCCCGAGGCGGAGCCCGCGCGAGACCTGCCCGGCGCGAAGGAGGCGTTCACCACGCCGTGA
- a CDS encoding general stress protein, which yields MTDKDNKGSMTVAEAGRKGGETVRNERGREFYETIGRKGGATVKAERGRSFYEEIGRKGGETVKAERGAKFYEEIGKKGGDRVKATRGPNFYEEIGRKGGQKVKKLIEEGKRAARAAMEGQAGNASPSEGTPAPASDESTQPGGNE from the coding sequence ATGACGGACAAGGACAACAAGGGCAGCATGACGGTGGCGGAGGCCGGGCGTAAGGGCGGCGAGACCGTCCGCAACGAGCGCGGTCGCGAGTTCTACGAGACCATTGGCCGCAAGGGCGGAGCGACCGTGAAGGCCGAGCGCGGACGCTCGTTCTACGAGGAGATCGGCCGCAAGGGCGGTGAGACCGTCAAGGCCGAGCGCGGCGCCAAGTTCTACGAGGAGATCGGCAAGAAGGGCGGCGATCGCGTCAAGGCCACCCGGGGTCCGAACTTCTATGAGGAGATCGGCCGCAAGGGCGGGCAGAAGGTCAAGAAGCTGATTGAAGAGGGCAAGCGCGCCGCTCGCGCCGCCATGGAGGGCCAGGCCGGGAATGCCTCCCCGTCCGAGGGCACCCCCGCCCCGGCTTCGGACGAGTCCACGCAGCCCGGAGGCAACGAGTAA
- a CDS encoding sodium:proton exchanger, whose translation MQALLVFLIIAALSLLASSRSLLAPGRFPALAQLAASGLLFLIFGALLGPSLLGVLTARNLDSLSPLVALGLGTGGVLLGLNLEPRLLRLLPRPVYAAAVAHAGTAFLFVALPLSVPLLLSLGLRPLVAVGAAALLGAAASLSSGHFAVLGYRNGRLERARGLGVALLTMMDDAVGLGVLALGLVLGVTGNAVEGLGLLGLTLLLGVACGALLAFLTSSLKDLAEQTTVTLGMVALVGGAAAYLRLSSLLAGVACGATLALMGGRTAERVARALSRVERPTYLVLVFLVGSHIQARDLSAWALLPAFVGLRFLGKVLGGRFAQRLTAGVLDLPPRFGYALISQGGLALCLVAEYMMLVPGSLSQRVLDVVAVGAVVNEMLAHGAFRQVLSAEPRPSPSRTDAPPEGDAGVAA comes from the coding sequence GTGCAAGCGCTGCTCGTCTTCCTCATCATCGCGGCGTTGTCGCTGCTCGCGTCCAGCCGGTCGCTCCTGGCTCCGGGCCGCTTCCCGGCGCTGGCGCAGCTGGCGGCCAGCGGCCTGCTGTTCCTCATCTTCGGGGCCCTGCTGGGGCCGTCCCTCCTGGGCGTGCTCACCGCGCGCAACCTGGACTCGCTGAGCCCGCTGGTGGCGCTGGGGCTGGGCACGGGCGGCGTGCTCCTGGGGCTCAACCTGGAGCCGCGCCTGCTGAGGCTGTTGCCCCGGCCCGTCTACGCGGCGGCGGTCGCGCACGCGGGCACGGCGTTCCTCTTCGTCGCGCTGCCCCTGTCCGTCCCGCTGCTTTTGTCCCTGGGGTTGAGGCCCCTGGTGGCGGTGGGCGCGGCGGCGCTGCTGGGCGCGGCGGCGAGCCTGTCCTCCGGCCACTTCGCGGTGCTGGGCTACCGCAACGGGCGGCTGGAGCGCGCGCGCGGCCTGGGCGTGGCGCTGCTCACGATGATGGACGACGCGGTGGGCCTGGGCGTGCTCGCGCTGGGGCTCGTGCTGGGCGTCACCGGCAACGCGGTGGAGGGGCTGGGCCTGTTGGGGCTCACGCTGCTCCTGGGCGTGGCGTGCGGCGCGCTGCTGGCGTTCCTCACGTCCTCGCTGAAGGACCTGGCGGAGCAGACCACGGTGACGCTGGGCATGGTGGCGCTGGTGGGCGGCGCGGCGGCGTACCTGCGGCTGTCGTCGCTGCTGGCCGGCGTGGCCTGCGGCGCGACGCTGGCGCTGATGGGCGGTCGCACCGCGGAGCGGGTGGCGCGGGCGCTCTCGCGCGTGGAGCGCCCCACGTACCTGGTGCTGGTGTTCCTGGTGGGCAGCCACATCCAGGCGCGCGACCTGTCGGCGTGGGCGCTGTTGCCCGCGTTCGTGGGGCTGCGCTTCCTGGGCAAGGTGCTGGGAGGGCGCTTCGCGCAGCGGCTCACGGCGGGCGTGTTGGATCTGCCGCCGCGCTTCGGCTACGCGCTCATCTCCCAGGGGGGCCTCGCGCTGTGCCTGGTGGCGGAGTACATGATGCTGGTGCCGGGCTCGCTGTCGCAGCGGGTGCTGGACGTGGTGGCGGTGGGCGCGGTCGTCAACGAGATGCTCGCGCACGGGGCCTTCCGGCAGGTGCTGTCCGCGGAGCCCCGGCCGTCCCCGTCCAGGACGGACGCGCCTCCCGAAGGTGACGCGGGGGTGGCGGCATGA
- a CDS encoding cation:proton antiporter, whose protein sequence is MKGTVFRLLLLMALLAAITQAQAVRVDAGTPVLLAAGALLLCGLFAGKVAKGLGLPRLTGYLLVGVAVGPYALGFIPNAGVKGLELVKGLAVSLIALVAGTELHLGLIRRVGARVALLCAAVCGVTFAVCFGATFALKPVLPFLSPMTVPQALAVSALLSTVVVSFSPTVTIAIVQETSARGPFTEFLMALVIIGDLFVMVAFGLAAGITRATFGNGLDLPALVGGVGWELFGSVGVGGLLALVMLLYMRSVNRELPLFLVGLSFAAAEGGARLHLSPLLVSLAAGALIANLDEREGRRIHQAINQAGLPVFALFFAAAGAGLRLDTLVTVGPAALLLVALRGLAIWGACRRFAPTEDPRLKRYLWMGLISQAGVTFGLAALVSRTFPSFGPQVEVLIVAMITAHELVGPVLTRRALIGSGEIRAEEAGGGA, encoded by the coding sequence ATGAAGGGCACCGTCTTCCGGTTGCTGCTGCTCATGGCGCTGCTCGCGGCCATCACCCAGGCCCAGGCGGTGCGCGTGGACGCGGGCACGCCCGTGCTGCTGGCGGCGGGCGCGCTGCTGCTCTGCGGCCTGTTCGCGGGCAAGGTGGCCAAGGGCCTGGGCCTGCCGCGCCTCACCGGCTATCTCCTCGTCGGCGTGGCGGTGGGGCCGTACGCGCTGGGCTTCATCCCCAACGCGGGCGTGAAGGGGCTGGAGCTGGTGAAGGGGCTGGCGGTGAGCCTCATCGCGCTCGTCGCGGGCACGGAGCTGCACCTGGGGCTCATCCGCCGCGTGGGCGCGCGCGTGGCGCTGCTGTGCGCGGCGGTGTGCGGGGTGACGTTCGCGGTGTGCTTCGGGGCGACGTTCGCGCTCAAGCCCGTGCTGCCGTTCCTGTCCCCCATGACGGTGCCGCAGGCGCTGGCGGTGAGCGCGCTGTTGTCCACGGTGGTGGTGTCATTCTCTCCGACGGTGACCATCGCCATCGTGCAGGAGACGTCCGCGCGCGGCCCCTTCACGGAGTTCCTGATGGCGCTGGTCATCATCGGGGACCTGTTCGTGATGGTGGCCTTCGGCCTGGCGGCGGGCATCACCCGCGCGACGTTCGGCAACGGGTTGGATCTGCCCGCGCTGGTGGGCGGGGTGGGGTGGGAGCTGTTCGGCTCCGTGGGCGTGGGGGGGCTGCTGGCGCTGGTGATGCTGCTGTACATGCGCAGCGTCAACCGCGAGCTGCCGCTGTTCCTCGTCGGATTGTCGTTCGCGGCGGCCGAGGGCGGCGCGCGCCTGCACCTGTCTCCGCTCCTGGTGTCGCTGGCGGCCGGGGCGCTGATCGCGAACCTGGACGAGCGCGAGGGCCGCCGCATCCACCAGGCCATCAACCAGGCGGGCCTGCCGGTGTTCGCGCTCTTCTTCGCCGCGGCGGGGGCGGGGCTGCGGTTGGACACGCTGGTGACGGTGGGGCCGGCGGCGCTCCTGCTCGTGGCGCTGCGCGGCCTGGCCATCTGGGGCGCGTGCCGCAGGTTCGCGCCCACGGAGGACCCGCGCCTCAAGCGCTACCTGTGGATGGGGCTCATCTCCCAGGCGGGGGTGACGTTCGGCCTGGCGGCGCTCGTGTCGCGCACCTTCCCGTCCTTCGGGCCGCAAGTGGAGGTGCTCATCGTCGCGATGATCACCGCGCACGAGCTGGTGGGCCCGGTCCTCACCCGCCGCGCCCTGATAGGCAGTGGCGAAATCCGTGCGGAGGAGGCGGGCGGCGGCGCATAG
- a CDS encoding L-threonylcarbamoyladenylate synthase, with protein sequence MPAAVAPILEVDVEHPSPRHVARAVEVLEKGGLIAYPTDTYYGLGCDLNSKKAIERLYQLKGRDKKKPLSLLCPDLSDVARYAHVSNFAYRVMKGLTPGAFTFILEATRLVPEVMMTKQKQVGLRVPDAGLPRELAKALGRPLITTSATHTDGTVLSDARDIKTALGHGLDLILDGGVTLNEPSTVVSLIGDTLEILRQGKGSLEA encoded by the coding sequence ATGCCCGCCGCCGTCGCTCCCATTCTCGAGGTGGACGTTGAGCATCCCTCTCCGCGCCATGTCGCACGCGCGGTGGAGGTGCTGGAGAAGGGCGGCCTCATCGCCTACCCCACGGACACCTACTACGGGCTCGGCTGTGACTTGAATTCAAAGAAAGCGATCGAGCGGCTGTACCAGCTCAAGGGCCGCGACAAGAAGAAGCCGCTGTCGCTCCTGTGCCCGGACCTATCGGACGTGGCCCGCTACGCGCACGTGAGCAACTTCGCCTACCGGGTCATGAAGGGGCTCACGCCGGGGGCCTTCACCTTCATCCTGGAGGCCACGCGCCTGGTGCCGGAGGTGATGATGACGAAGCAGAAGCAGGTGGGCCTGCGGGTGCCGGACGCGGGCCTGCCCCGCGAGCTGGCGAAGGCGCTCGGCCGCCCGCTCATCACCACCTCCGCCACCCATACCGACGGTACGGTTCTCTCCGACGCTCGGGATATCAAGACAGCGCTGGGACACGGACTCGATCTCATTCTTGACGGTGGCGTGACCCTGAACGAGCCGTCCACGGTGGTTTCACTGATAGGCGATACGCTTGAAATCCTGAGGCAGGGCAAGGGTAGTCTGGAGGCCTGA